TCGAACCAGTCCAGCCAGTCGGCCATCCGCTGCGGGTCGGCCGACTCGCCGACGTCGGTCAGCCAGAGGTTGACGTACGCCATCGGGTCGGCGACCTCGCGCTGGATCACCCAGGCGTCCAGACCGGTCCCGGCGAACCAGCCGGCCACCCGCTCGCCCCAGTCCTCGCCGGCCACGTGCACCCAGTTCGCGAGGTACTGCATGGTGCCGCCCTCGGTGAGCAGGCCGTCGGCGGCGGCGGCCAGTTCGGCGCCGATCGCGTCGCCGACCCGGCCCGAGTCGCGGTAGACGTGCGTGGTGGTGCCCGGCCCGACCACGAAGGGCGGGTTGCTGACCACCAGGTCGAAGCGCCGTCCGGCGACGGGCTGCACCATGTCGCCGCGCAGCAGCTCCCACTGCTGGCCGTTGAGCGCGGCCGTGGTGGCGGCGAACCGCAGCGCCCGCCGGGAGACGTCGGTGGCGGTCACCTGCCGGGCGTGCGTACCCAGGTGCAGGGCCTGCACGCCGGAGCCGGTGCCCAGGTCGAGCGCGCTCTGCACCGGCTGCCGGACGGCCGCGCCGATCATCGTCTGGGTCGCCCCGCCGATGCCCAGCACGTGCTCGGCGTGCAGGGGCCGACCGGGGCGGGCGCTTGCCGGCACGTCGGCCAGCACCCACCAGTCGTCGCCGTACGGTTCGAGGTCCAGCCCCATCCGCAGCCCGTCGCCGTACCGTTCGACAAGCCCGGCGGCGAGCGCCTCGTCGATCGACAGCGGCGCGAGCGCGGCGGCGACGGCGGCCTCCGGCTCGGTCTGCTCGCAGATGAAGACCCGGATCAGGGTGTCGAGCGGCTCGCCGTCGGTGGTGGCGCGCAGCGCGGCCCGGAAGTCGTTACGGGCCACCCCGCCGGTGGCCTGCGGGCCGAGCCGGGCGGCGATGCCGTTGGCGGTGAAGGCGGCTCGCGTCAACGCGGTCCGCAGCGCCTCGACGCCGGCGGGGGAGAGCAGCATGTCGTGTCCGTCCACACCGCCATCCTGCCTGGTGACGTCGGGGCGGGGAGCGGGTGCCCGTGACAATCTCAGTCAATCGAAGAACGTCCCTGTCATATTCATCGATCTAACGCTAGCATCTCATCCATTCGAGTCCATGGGACGCACCGTCCGGCCATGACCCGGTCGGCCGTTCCGGTTAGGGAGGCAGACGATGTCCTCAGGGTTCACCGCGCGACGGCACGTCATCCGGGCGCTCGCCGTCGTCGCCACCGCGGCGGCCGTCTCGGCGGCCAGCACCACCGCGGCGGTCGCCGCACCCACCGGCGAGATCCGCGGCGCCGGTGCCGCGAACGCGGTCAGCGGCAGCTACCTCGTCGTGCTGCGCTCCGACGCGGTCGGCACCGCCGGTTCGTCGGCGGCCCGCACCGCAGTGCCGGACCGGGCCACCGCCCTGGTCCAGCGGTACGGGGGCAGCGTCTCCGACACCTTCTCGGCGGCACTGACCGGCTTCGCCGCCAAGATGTCCGCGAAGCAGGCGGCCCGGCTCGCCGCCAACTCGGCGGTCGCGTACGTCGAGCAGGACCAGGCGTTCACCGTCCAGGCGACCCAGACCAACCCCACCTGGGGCCTGGACCGCATCGACCAGCGGAACCGCCCGCTGAGCGGCACCTACACCTACCCGAACACGGCCTCGAACGTCCGGGCCTACATCATCGACACCGGCATCCGGACCACGCACAACGAGTTCGGCGGTCGGGCCACCTGGGGCACCAACACGGTCGACTCCAACAACACCGACTGCAACGGCCACGGCACCCACGTCGCCGGGACCGTCGGCGGCGCGACGTACGGCGTTGCCAAGTCCGTCCGCCTGGTCGCGGTGAAGGTGCTCAACTGCTCCGGTGGCGGCACCACCGCCAGCGTGGTCAACGGCGTGAACTGGGTGACCGCCAACGCGGTGAAGCCGGCCGTGGCGAACATGAGCCTCGGCGGCGGGGCCAGCAGCACGATCGACAACGCGGTGGCCAACTCGATCGCCTCCGGCATCAGCTACGCGGTGGCGGCCGGTAACTCCAACGCCAACGCCTGCAACTACTCGCCGGCCCGCACCTCGACCGCCATCACCGTCGGCTCGACGACCAGCACCGACGCCCGGTCGTCCTTCTCGAACTACGGCTCCTGCGTGCACATCTTCGCGCCCGGGTCGAGCGTGCTGTCCGCGTACCACACCAGCAACACCGCGACCAACACGCTGAACGGCACCTCGATGGCCTCCCCGCACGTGGCCGGTGCCGCCGCGCTCGTGCTCTCGGCCAACCCGTCCTACACCCCGGCCCAGGTCAAGAGCTACCTGACCAGCAACGCCACCACCGGCGTGGTGACCAGCCCGGGCAGCGGCTCGCCGAACCGCCTGCTGTTCGTGGTCAACTGACCCTGACGCACACCGGCCCGGCGGACGGCTCCAGCGTCCGCCGGGCCCGCGCGTGACCACCGAAGACCAGACCGACCCGGGCCGACGCCACCGGTGCCGACCCGGGCCGGCCGGACCACCGGTCGAGGTCAGGCGGCGAGGTCGACCGGGGACCTGCGCTCGGCGTCCGCCGGGAAGACCCGCGCCGCACCGTCCACCCGCACCGTGACCTCGCCGTCCATCGGCACGGTGGCACCGTCGAGCACCCGGGCGGTGATCGCCGTACCGTCGCCCAGTCGCAGACCGACGAGCGCGTCGTGGCCGTGGAAGTCGTGCCGCAGCACGGTGCCGGTGATCCCGTCCGGCCCGGCGGCCAGCCGGATCTGCTCCGGCCGCAACAGCACGGTGACCGGCCCGTCGGCCACCGCACCGGCGACCGGCAGCACCCCCAACGCGGTCCGGGCCGTCCCGCTCTCGACGACCGCCGGCAGCAGCACCGCGTCACCGACGAAACCGGCCACCCACGGGTCGGCCGGCTCCCGGTAGACCGTGGTCGGCGCGGCGGCCTGCACCACCCGACCGTCGCGCAGCACCACCACCTTGTCGGCCACCGACAGCGCCTCCCCCTGATCGTGGGTCACCAGCACACCGGTCGCCCCGTCGGCGCGCAGCGCCTCGCGTACGTCGTGCCGCAGCCCGGCGCGCAGCCCCGCGTCCAGGGCGCTGAACGGCTCGTCGAGCAGCACCACCGACGGTCGGGGCGCGAGTGCGCGGGCCACCGCGACCCGCTGCTGCTGCCCACCGGAGAGCTGGTGCGGCATCCGGTCGCCGTACCCGGCGAGCCCGACCAGCGCCAGCACCTCCTCGACCCGGTCGGTCCGCCGGGTGGCCCGGTCCAGCCCGTACCCGATGTTCTCGGCCACCCGCAGATGCGGGAAGAGGGCACCCTCCTGGGGCACCACCGCGATACGGCGCCGGTGCGCCGGCAGGTGCCGGCCGCCGCCCGCGACCACCGCGCCGTCGATGCGGATCTCGCCGCCGTCGAGCCGCTCGAAGCCGGCCAGGCAGCGCAGCAACGTGGTCTTGCCGCAGCCGGACGGCCCGAGCACCGCGGTCAACTGCCCGGACGGCACACTGAGGTCGGCGCCGGCCAACGCGGTGACCCGCCCGTACCGCTTCACCACTCCGTCGAGCACGACCTCACTCATGCCACCCCTCCACTCCGTTGCGTGGCGGCATGGCCTGCTGAGCTGCTGATTCGTTCGCTGCGCTCACTCATGCCGCCCCTCCACACTCATGCCACCCCTCCAGTCCGTTACGTGTCTCATGCGTTGCGCTCCCGGTCGAGCAGGCCGCTGCGGGCGACCAGCAGCCAGGTGGGTACCGCCGAGATCAGCACCAGCAGCGCGGCGTAGGGGGCCGCCGCCGCGTAGGCGCCGACGGCCGTACTCGTCCACAGCTCGGTGGCCAGGGTGTCCGTGCCGGTGGGACGCAGCAGCAGGGTGGCCGGGAGTTCCTTCATGCCGGTGAGGAAGACCAGCGCGGCCCCGGCGCCGATGCCCGGCAGGGTGAGCGGCAGGGTCACCGTGCGCAGCACGGTCCAGGGGCCACGGCCGAGCGACCGGGCCACCTCCTCCAGTCCGGCGGGGGACTGGGCGGCCGCGCCGGCTACCGCGCCGACCGCCAACGGCAGGAACAGCGTCGCGTACGCCAGGGCGAGCAGCCACCGGGTCTGATAGAGCGGGTACGCCACGTTGATCCCGAAGAAGATCAGCGAGAGCCCGATCACCACGCCGGGCAGGGCGTGGGCCAGGTACGCCAGCCGGTCCAGTGCGGTGGTCAGCGGACCCGGCGCCCGGGCGACGAGCAGCCCCAGCGGAAGCGCCAGCAGCATGGTGAGGGCGGCGCCGGCCAGCGAGACGGTCAGCGAGTTCCCGGCGGCGGTGAGCACCTCGGGCAGGGCACCCGGGCGGGACACCCCGGCGGCGAGCCGCCGACCGAGGCTGACCGCCGGCACCCCGAGCGCCAGCGCGGCGACGCCGGCCAGCACGGCGATGACCGGCCAGCGGGCCGCCCCGAGCGCCAGCCGGGGTGCGGGACGTCGGGTGCCGCCGAGCCGCGCGTACCGGGCACCGCGACGGCGGGTGGCG
Above is a window of Verrucosispora sp. NA02020 DNA encoding:
- a CDS encoding ABC transporter ATP-binding protein, whose amino-acid sequence is MSEVVLDGVVKRYGRVTALAGADLSVPSGQLTAVLGPSGCGKTTLLRCLAGFERLDGGEIRIDGAVVAGGGRHLPAHRRRIAVVPQEGALFPHLRVAENIGYGLDRATRRTDRVEEVLALVGLAGYGDRMPHQLSGGQQQRVAVARALAPRPSVVLLDEPFSALDAGLRAGLRHDVREALRADGATGVLVTHDQGEALSVADKVVVLRDGRVVQAAAPTTVYREPADPWVAGFVGDAVLLPAVVESGTARTALGVLPVAGAVADGPVTVLLRPEQIRLAAGPDGITGTVLRHDFHGHDALVGLRLGDGTAITARVLDGATVPMDGEVTVRVDGAARVFPADAERRSPVDLAA
- a CDS encoding methyltransferase, which encodes MDGHDMLLSPAGVEALRTALTRAAFTANGIAARLGPQATGGVARNDFRAALRATTDGEPLDTLIRVFICEQTEPEAAVAAALAPLSIDEALAAGLVERYGDGLRMGLDLEPYGDDWWVLADVPASARPGRPLHAEHVLGIGGATQTMIGAAVRQPVQSALDLGTGSGVQALHLGTHARQVTATDVSRRALRFAATTAALNGQQWELLRGDMVQPVAGRRFDLVVSNPPFVVGPGTTTHVYRDSGRVGDAIGAELAAAADGLLTEGGTMQYLANWVHVAGEDWGERVAGWFAGTGLDAWVIQREVADPMAYVNLWLTDVGESADPQRMADWLDWFDAHKVEAIGFGVVSLRRSGHDDPVLRVEDLRQRVEAPMGDRVATWFDRQDWLRRQGTDGLLDARYRAADGLQLRQEATMGTEGWGVDRQVLTMPHGLRWTEEIDPLVLALVGGADGRLPLRDQIALLAVAHDVTPDELAEAAGPIVAHLVERGFIEPVRS
- a CDS encoding S8 family peptidase — translated: MSSGFTARRHVIRALAVVATAAAVSAASTTAAVAAPTGEIRGAGAANAVSGSYLVVLRSDAVGTAGSSAARTAVPDRATALVQRYGGSVSDTFSAALTGFAAKMSAKQAARLAANSAVAYVEQDQAFTVQATQTNPTWGLDRIDQRNRPLSGTYTYPNTASNVRAYIIDTGIRTTHNEFGGRATWGTNTVDSNNTDCNGHGTHVAGTVGGATYGVAKSVRLVAVKVLNCSGGGTTASVVNGVNWVTANAVKPAVANMSLGGGASSTIDNAVANSIASGISYAVAAGNSNANACNYSPARTSTAITVGSTTSTDARSSFSNYGSCVHIFAPGSSVLSAYHTSNTATNTLNGTSMASPHVAGAAALVLSANPSYTPAQVKSYLTSNATTGVVTSPGSGSPNRLLFVVN
- a CDS encoding iron ABC transporter permease: MRRLAPRPALLAASTAAVAVALIPLAYLGVRTAEAGWDAVVAELWTDRVALLALRSLGLAAVVTTACVLLGVGTAFLVTRTDLPGRRAFAVLAALPLAVPTYIAAFAWVSALPRWEGFWPAALVLTLCSYPYVLLPVAAALRGADPAQEEVSRSLGRSGWQTFTAVTLRQIRPATAAGALLVALYVLSDFGAVSILRADTFTRAIFVAFDLGFDRTGALVLSSVLVVLTVVLLTGETATRRRGARYARLGGTRRPAPRLALGAARWPVIAVLAGVAALALGVPAVSLGRRLAAGVSRPGALPEVLTAAGNSLTVSLAGAALTMLLALPLGLLVARAPGPLTTALDRLAYLAHALPGVVIGLSLIFFGINVAYPLYQTRWLLALAYATLFLPLAVGAVAGAAAQSPAGLEEVARSLGRGPWTVLRTVTLPLTLPGIGAGAALVFLTGMKELPATLLLRPTGTDTLATELWTSTAVGAYAAAAPYAALLVLISAVPTWLLVARSGLLDRERNA